A single Cyclopterus lumpus isolate fCycLum1 chromosome 1, fCycLum1.pri, whole genome shotgun sequence DNA region contains:
- the LOC117736872 gene encoding docking protein 1-like isoform X2, translating to MRGGGDHVAGVRRHYQPHGDRKLKVVRLSELISVLRLPPNAEACPMENMSAFCVETQDRTMVFAALKEDCVGWVEKLCHSTFQRGVGSDSNQLQMEQNQIYASADEASQFWVTVQRTDAATRCGLKGCYWLQVGQEALLLRETEKKSIVSEWSYELLRRYGKDKLAFTIEVGRRCDSGPGTFTFETQQADTLFSLIQSTINRKTLTLGNQNQEGEKVIVAKIQAHSPLHKIPDVTSTAGILENKLGTQGSKSAALQESAHAHEDLVGLSESVSGQPAPITLMPLPLVPTHGSHSGGHPGGQSEAVYADPADCIQFVPKIQPTMALYVDPASVLPLKPPSTREAITPPPKFRAPPPRVPIGHPDPVYSEVYDKISPVKNKQTEIQSKGKVGRFADDEPIYTEPMGKKDKVSLKNESKPDPFAHLYAQVCKTTPSLSLSASSNTIPSCSSSPTPPPASMSTTEASDQSLDDVIYENLGII from the exons ATGAGAG GTGGAGGCGATCATGTGGCTGGGGTCAGGAGACACTACCAGCCTCACGGTGACAGGAAGCTGAAGGTGGTCCGACTGTCTGAGCTGATCAGTGTCCTCAGACTCCCCCCAAACGCAGAGGCCTGTCCCATG gagaacatgtcagCCTTTTGTGTGGAGACACAGGACAGAACGATGGTGTTCGCTGCACTCAAAGAGGACTGCGTTGGGTGGGTGGAAAAGCTGTGTCACAGCACGTTTCAG agagGGGTTGGCTCAGACTCTAACCAGCTCCAAATGGAGCAGAACCAGATATATGCCTCAGCAGATGAAG CCTCACAGTTCTGGGTGACGGTTCAGAGGACTGATGCAGCGACACGTTGTGGCCTGAAGGGGTGCTACTGGCTGCAGGTGGGGCAAGAGGCGCTGCTgctgagagaaacagagaagaagagcatAGTCAGCGAATGGTCGTACGAACTGCTGAGACGATATGGAAAAGATAAG CTGGCCTTCACCATTGAAGTTGGTAGACGCTGTGACTCTGGTCCTGGAACGTTTACCTTTGAGACACAGCAGGCTGACACACTATTCTCCCTCATTCAGAGTACCATCAATCGAAAGACTCTTACTCTAGGCAACCAAAACCAAGAGGGTGAGAAAGTCATCGTAGCAAAAATACAGGCCCATTCCCCTCTCCACAAAATACCAGATGTGACCAGTACGGCTGGCATTCTGGAGAACAAACTGGGGACACAGGGAAGTAAATCTGCTGCTTTACAAGAGAGTGCACATGCTCACGAGGATTTGGTTGGTTTGTCAGAGAGTGTATCGGGGCAGCCAGCTCCTATCACCCTCATGCCTCTTCCACTGGTCCCCACACATGGCAGCCACTCTGGAGGTCATCCTGGTGGCCAATCAGAAGCTGTATATGCTGACCCAGCTGATTGCATCCAATTTGTACCAAAAATCCAACCAACCATGGCTCTGTATGTAGACCCAGCAAGTGTTCTCCCGCTCAAACCCCCCAGCACAAGGGAAGCCATCACTCCCCCTCCTAAGTTCCGGGCTCCACCACCCCGTGTTCCCATCGGTCACCCAGATCCAGTCTACTCGGAGGTGTACGACAAAATCAGTCCAGTCAAGAATAAACAAACTGAAATTCAGAGCAAAGGGAAAGTTGGGCGTTTCGCAGACGATGAACCCATTTATACTGAGCCCATGGGCAAGAAGGATAAAGTTTCTCttaaaaatgaaagcaaacCGGATCCATTTGCCCATCTTTATGCCCAAGTCTGCAAAACAACACCATCATTAAGTCTCTCTGCATCCTCTAACACTATcccctcctgctcttcctcccctACACCGCCTCCTGCCAGCATGAGCACAACAGAGGCCTCAGACCAGTCtcttgatgatgtcatctacGAAAACCTGGGCATCATTTAA
- the LOC117736872 gene encoding docking protein 1-like isoform X1 produces the protein MDSQTTSGKVYLQPHKAGKKWKPVWLSLFPPSSGGVGRLEIQDMRGGGDHVAGVRRHYQPHGDRKLKVVRLSELISVLRLPPNAEACPMENMSAFCVETQDRTMVFAALKEDCVGWVEKLCHSTFQRGVGSDSNQLQMEQNQIYASADEASQFWVTVQRTDAATRCGLKGCYWLQVGQEALLLRETEKKSIVSEWSYELLRRYGKDKLAFTIEVGRRCDSGPGTFTFETQQADTLFSLIQSTINRKTLTLGNQNQEGEKVIVAKIQAHSPLHKIPDVTSTAGILENKLGTQGSKSAALQESAHAHEDLVGLSESVSGQPAPITLMPLPLVPTHGSHSGGHPGGQSEAVYADPADCIQFVPKIQPTMALYVDPASVLPLKPPSTREAITPPPKFRAPPPRVPIGHPDPVYSEVYDKISPVKNKQTEIQSKGKVGRFADDEPIYTEPMGKKDKVSLKNESKPDPFAHLYAQVCKTTPSLSLSASSNTIPSCSSSPTPPPASMSTTEASDQSLDDVIYENLGII, from the exons ATGGACTCTCAGACCACATCAGGGAAAGTTTATCTCCAACCACACAAAGCTGGAAAA AAATGGAAGCCGGTGTGGTTgtccctgtttcctcccagtaGCGGTGGAGTGGGTCGACTGGAAATCCAGGATATGAGAG GTGGAGGCGATCATGTGGCTGGGGTCAGGAGACACTACCAGCCTCACGGTGACAGGAAGCTGAAGGTGGTCCGACTGTCTGAGCTGATCAGTGTCCTCAGACTCCCCCCAAACGCAGAGGCCTGTCCCATG gagaacatgtcagCCTTTTGTGTGGAGACACAGGACAGAACGATGGTGTTCGCTGCACTCAAAGAGGACTGCGTTGGGTGGGTGGAAAAGCTGTGTCACAGCACGTTTCAG agagGGGTTGGCTCAGACTCTAACCAGCTCCAAATGGAGCAGAACCAGATATATGCCTCAGCAGATGAAG CCTCACAGTTCTGGGTGACGGTTCAGAGGACTGATGCAGCGACACGTTGTGGCCTGAAGGGGTGCTACTGGCTGCAGGTGGGGCAAGAGGCGCTGCTgctgagagaaacagagaagaagagcatAGTCAGCGAATGGTCGTACGAACTGCTGAGACGATATGGAAAAGATAAG CTGGCCTTCACCATTGAAGTTGGTAGACGCTGTGACTCTGGTCCTGGAACGTTTACCTTTGAGACACAGCAGGCTGACACACTATTCTCCCTCATTCAGAGTACCATCAATCGAAAGACTCTTACTCTAGGCAACCAAAACCAAGAGGGTGAGAAAGTCATCGTAGCAAAAATACAGGCCCATTCCCCTCTCCACAAAATACCAGATGTGACCAGTACGGCTGGCATTCTGGAGAACAAACTGGGGACACAGGGAAGTAAATCTGCTGCTTTACAAGAGAGTGCACATGCTCACGAGGATTTGGTTGGTTTGTCAGAGAGTGTATCGGGGCAGCCAGCTCCTATCACCCTCATGCCTCTTCCACTGGTCCCCACACATGGCAGCCACTCTGGAGGTCATCCTGGTGGCCAATCAGAAGCTGTATATGCTGACCCAGCTGATTGCATCCAATTTGTACCAAAAATCCAACCAACCATGGCTCTGTATGTAGACCCAGCAAGTGTTCTCCCGCTCAAACCCCCCAGCACAAGGGAAGCCATCACTCCCCCTCCTAAGTTCCGGGCTCCACCACCCCGTGTTCCCATCGGTCACCCAGATCCAGTCTACTCGGAGGTGTACGACAAAATCAGTCCAGTCAAGAATAAACAAACTGAAATTCAGAGCAAAGGGAAAGTTGGGCGTTTCGCAGACGATGAACCCATTTATACTGAGCCCATGGGCAAGAAGGATAAAGTTTCTCttaaaaatgaaagcaaacCGGATCCATTTGCCCATCTTTATGCCCAAGTCTGCAAAACAACACCATCATTAAGTCTCTCTGCATCCTCTAACACTATcccctcctgctcttcctcccctACACCGCCTCCTGCCAGCATGAGCACAACAGAGGCCTCAGACCAGTCtcttgatgatgtcatctacGAAAACCTGGGCATCATTTAA